A single genomic interval of Candidatus Aegiribacteria sp. harbors:
- a CDS encoding zf-TFIIB domain-containing protein has translation MICPKCNTELEATEFSGVRIETCPGCGGSWFDRDELRQARNIADPDLAWMEFNLWKETDGFRVRKDSSRCPSCGGKMALIGYTDTEVELDYCRECGGIWLDKGEFNAIITALEEDIDSTTASEFLKISIKEMQELIEASDNFGKEWKHFRTVLKLLEYRVLAEHRTIAGIIENFRSPFA, from the coding sequence ATGATATGCCCCAAATGCAATACGGAACTGGAAGCAACAGAATTCTCCGGTGTGAGAATTGAAACCTGCCCCGGTTGCGGTGGAAGCTGGTTCGACAGAGATGAATTGAGACAGGCAAGAAACATAGCTGATCCCGACCTTGCATGGATGGAATTCAATCTCTGGAAGGAAACCGATGGTTTCCGCGTCAGGAAGGATTCCTCCAGATGTCCTTCATGCGGCGGAAAGATGGCTTTAATCGGCTATACAGATACAGAAGTTGAACTGGACTACTGCAGAGAGTGCGGAGGGATCTGGCTGGATAAAGGGGAATTCAACGCGATTATCACCGCTCTGGAAGAAGATATCGACAGCACCACCGCTTCCGAATTTCTGAAAATAAGCATCAAGGAAATGCAGGAGCTGATTGAGGCAAGTGACAACTTCGGGAAAGAGTGGAAGCACTTCAGGACAGTTCTTAAGCTTCTCGAATACCGCGTTCTGGCCGAACACAGAACAATCGCCGGAATAATAGAGAACTTCCGAAGCCCCTTCGCGTAG
- a CDS encoding sulfite exporter TauE/SafE family protein: MFESLSAGLSLGLATGLTCLASCGPVYGVYLLGEKRTGFQALWVILKLNAGRFIAYAIFGALIGQLGGVIPPSVRTPLVLSGYLLFSVYLLLTVVRVRKTCSGCQTGKLLKITRSAFLLGILTGFSICPAFLIAVTSAFNTSGPLSGMTLFIGFFAGTTVYMLPFAVFGLLTVKDWVTKAARVIAVIVAIYFGAIGIRGLALWISQSSMRQELAEMVVHESHGDADISIFSVEDSDTLYILTFAEDEQDRGVELAEQIRGANLPPLKVILFDEDQWLQQIGSVPELSAVITPVWIDSRSGIDTSPWQDSVSVYLESMRMRTFAVEYEPWCSERGYGIQSFLEMYAFRCHPDSGFTFLMLNPLGCGPADCSSCDITH, translated from the coding sequence TTGTTTGAATCGTTGAGCGCAGGACTGTCGCTGGGTCTGGCAACAGGTTTGACCTGTCTTGCTTCCTGTGGTCCTGTTTACGGAGTTTACCTTCTGGGGGAGAAGCGAACAGGATTTCAGGCATTGTGGGTTATACTGAAGCTCAACGCCGGAAGGTTCATTGCATACGCGATATTCGGAGCGCTTATAGGACAGCTGGGAGGGGTAATCCCTCCTTCCGTCAGGACTCCATTAGTCCTGTCCGGTTATCTGCTTTTTTCGGTATATCTTCTTCTTACTGTTGTCAGAGTAAGGAAAACCTGTTCAGGATGCCAGACAGGAAAACTGCTCAAGATTACCAGAAGTGCTTTCCTGCTCGGAATCCTTACGGGATTTTCCATCTGCCCCGCATTTCTCATAGCTGTTACAAGCGCTTTTAATACCAGCGGTCCGCTCAGCGGCATGACGCTATTCATCGGATTCTTTGCTGGCACCACGGTATACATGCTCCCCTTTGCGGTATTCGGTCTTCTCACGGTGAAGGATTGGGTTACAAAGGCAGCAAGAGTGATCGCTGTTATCGTCGCCATCTATTTCGGAGCGATTGGAATAAGAGGGCTTGCGCTATGGATTTCACAATCCTCCATGCGGCAGGAACTGGCTGAAATGGTAGTTCATGAATCCCATGGAGATGCTGACATTTCAATATTCTCGGTTGAGGATTCCGATACATTGTACATTCTGACATTTGCAGAGGATGAACAGGACAGGGGAGTTGAACTGGCTGAACAGATACGCGGTGCAAATCTCCCTCCATTGAAGGTTATCCTGTTTGACGAAGATCAATGGCTTCAGCAGATCGGTTCAGTTCCTGAGCTGTCCGCCGTTATTACACCTGTATGGATAGATTCCAGATCAGGGATTGATACCTCTCCCTGGCAGGACAGCGTCTCGGTATACCTTGAGAGTATGAGAATGAGAACCTTCGCGGTTGAATACGAACCATGGTGTTCCGAACGGGGGTATGGGATACAGTCATTTCTTGAGATGTACGCTTTTCGCTGTCATCCTGACTCAGGATTTACTTTTCTGATGCTGAATCCTCTGGGGTGCGGTCCTGCTGATTGTTCTTCCTGCGATATTACTCATTAG
- a CDS encoding 4Fe-4S binding protein has protein sequence MTQYAKVFAILAAALVLVSACKGPVESTQLIVDTDACTGCGECVEVCPYGAIEVIDGDAVIDPSLCHFCYRCVEQCPEGAIY, from the coding sequence ATGACGCAATACGCTAAGGTTTTTGCAATTCTAGCTGCTGCTCTGGTGCTTGTATCTGCATGCAAGGGACCGGTCGAAAGTACCCAGTTGATTGTAGACACCGATGCCTGTACCGGTTGCGGAGAATGTGTTGAAGTTTGTCCATACGGAGCTATAGAAGTAATAGATGGTGATGCCGTGATTGATCCTTCCCTCTGCCACTTCTGCTACAGATGTGTTGAGCAGTGTCCGGAAGGAGCGATATACTGA
- a CDS encoding CoA ester lyase, with the protein MPDKASCGYSGPKVKSDCKITYECTDAELSIAINGSSSPDLIEEAVRNTAERMGIAAGCVDIEDCGAAPFVAAARFEAASRKVLGDDFPALPPARNITSSERYRPRRSRLYVPGNRPRFMEKSLSSGADAVILDLEDSVSPDRKFEARILVAYSLQNLDFGGMEVMVRINQGELSIDDLDWIVPQPVQHILLPKVELADEVSSIRDMIEKLAEIYGREAPVWLMPIIESPLGIFNALSIAMSVPEDSVALTLGLQDLSAEMGVTPTAEGTESFTARSLVVLAARAAGLQPIDTVYADVKNEEGLRESIRRAKTLGFIGKGCIHPLQVPIINEGFLPEPAAVSRAKKVVVAMEKAESEGLGAIVLGSKMIDPPVAKQAQVVVDNAISLGLISMNWREEEENK; encoded by the coding sequence ATGCCAGATAAAGCTTCATGCGGATATTCAGGCCCTAAAGTCAAATCAGACTGTAAAATAACCTACGAATGCACTGATGCAGAACTATCTATCGCCATAAACGGCAGTTCTTCCCCTGATCTTATTGAGGAAGCAGTCCGGAACACAGCGGAGCGGATGGGAATTGCAGCAGGCTGTGTCGATATAGAGGATTGCGGCGCTGCACCGTTCGTTGCTGCCGCAAGATTCGAAGCCGCCTCAAGGAAAGTACTAGGTGACGATTTTCCGGCTTTACCTCCTGCTAGAAATATCACTTCATCGGAACGATACAGACCCAGAAGATCAAGGCTGTATGTTCCTGGAAACCGTCCGAGATTCATGGAGAAATCGCTCTCATCAGGAGCGGATGCCGTAATTCTCGATCTTGAGGACAGCGTGTCTCCTGACAGGAAATTCGAAGCCCGTATACTTGTGGCTTACTCGCTGCAGAATCTTGATTTCGGCGGGATGGAAGTAATGGTGCGGATCAATCAGGGTGAATTGTCAATTGACGATCTTGACTGGATAGTACCGCAGCCTGTTCAGCACATACTGCTGCCCAAGGTTGAACTGGCGGACGAAGTTTCTTCCATAAGGGATATGATCGAGAAGCTTGCTGAGATATACGGCAGGGAAGCACCTGTCTGGCTGATGCCCATAATAGAGAGCCCCCTTGGAATCTTCAACGCGCTTTCAATTGCTATGTCGGTTCCGGAAGATTCAGTCGCCCTGACGCTTGGATTGCAGGATCTTTCAGCTGAGATGGGTGTTACCCCAACTGCTGAGGGAACAGAGAGCTTCACGGCACGGAGTTTGGTAGTACTTGCCGCAAGAGCTGCCGGTCTTCAGCCGATAGATACCGTTTACGCCGATGTAAAGAACGAAGAAGGGCTTCGCGAATCGATCAGAAGGGCAAAGACTCTTGGCTTTATCGGCAAGGGGTGCATTCATCCACTCCAGGTTCCGATAATCAACGAAGGGTTCCTTCCTGAGCCGGCAGCGGTAAGCAGGGCAAAAAAGGTTGTAGTTGCCATGGAGAAAGCGGAAAGTGAAGGTCTTGGAGCAATAGTTCTCGGTTCAAAAATGATAGATCCTCCTGTAGCAAAACAAGCACAGGTTGTTGTTGATAATGCAATCAGTTTAGGTTTGATCTCTATGAACTGGCGCGAAGAGGAGGAAAATAAATGA